The Candidatus Palauibacter australiensis genome window below encodes:
- a CDS encoding mechanosensitive ion channel family protein encodes MERLSQLWTEVVAFMAPRWLPSLIVIAVAGLVYLVALMVLGRAQKHWVTRTATQLDDLAVRLLRQALLLSSGALAVWRLLDIWALPTVAQWVYAIWIGVLFFPLSRFVGDLLTAIETEVVSRTSTPLDKTALPMINKAIRFAVIALGIVLALAELGINIAPLLAGAGVMGLALSLAAKDTLSNVIAGVLLIVDRPFQVGDRIELWTAPNETGSWGDVIEIGLRATKIRNPDNLVIVVPNSQLMLRDIVNYTMSGQDIRLRIPFSVAYESDIERAKSLLVDIALSVEGVKDDPAPIVIARSFGPSEVNLQLRVWIVEARARRRIADDISERALRAFAEAGVEIPYPKRELFIRSADGPQADGA; translated from the coding sequence ATGGAGAGACTGTCACAACTGTGGACCGAGGTGGTCGCCTTCATGGCTCCGCGGTGGCTGCCCAGCCTGATCGTCATCGCGGTCGCCGGCCTCGTCTACCTCGTGGCGCTGATGGTGCTGGGCCGAGCACAGAAACACTGGGTGACCCGGACCGCGACACAACTCGACGATCTGGCCGTGCGGCTGCTCCGCCAGGCCCTGCTGCTGTCGAGCGGGGCGTTGGCCGTCTGGCGTCTGCTCGACATCTGGGCCCTGCCCACGGTGGCCCAATGGGTCTATGCGATCTGGATTGGCGTCCTCTTCTTCCCCTTGAGCCGGTTCGTCGGAGACCTCTTGACCGCGATCGAGACCGAGGTCGTTTCGCGCACGTCGACGCCGCTCGACAAGACGGCGCTCCCGATGATCAACAAGGCGATTCGCTTCGCCGTCATCGCCCTCGGCATCGTCCTCGCGCTCGCGGAGCTGGGCATCAACATCGCGCCTCTCCTCGCCGGGGCCGGCGTCATGGGTCTCGCCCTGTCGCTTGCCGCCAAGGACACCCTTTCCAACGTGATCGCGGGCGTGCTGCTCATCGTCGATCGCCCGTTCCAGGTCGGGGACCGGATCGAACTGTGGACGGCGCCCAACGAGACGGGGTCCTGGGGCGACGTGATCGAGATCGGGCTCCGGGCCACGAAGATCCGGAACCCCGACAACCTTGTCATCGTCGTCCCGAACAGTCAGCTCATGCTGCGCGACATCGTCAACTACACGATGTCCGGCCAGGACATCCGCCTCCGAATCCCATTCTCCGTCGCGTACGAATCGGATATCGAGCGGGCGAAGTCGCTGCTGGTGGACATCGCCCTGTCCGTCGAGGGGGTCAAGGACGATCCCGCGCCGATCGTCATCGCCCGGAGCTTCGGCCCGTCCGAGGTCAACCTCCAACTGCGCGTCTGGATCGTGGAGGCGAGGGCGCGACGGCGCATCGCGGATGACATCAGCGAGAGGGCGCTCCGCGCCTTTGCGGAGGCTGGCGTGGAGATTCCCTATCCGAAGCGTGAACTCTTCATCCGGTCCGCGGATGGACCACAGGCGGACGGGGCCTGA
- a CDS encoding DUF411 domain-containing protein yields MLNGKFGNAGVGAAFLGLAMLVSACAPEAAGESGRAAASSMAAVSSAGEVSSTVDAALAATIAETPTIKVYKSPTCGCCSLWVDHMREAGFELDVLDMDDADLIRVKLDAGVPLRMQTCHTALVGDYVFEGHIPADVIARFLAEKPSASGLAVPGMPIGSPGMEFGDRVDPYDVIRFDAAGNTSVYESR; encoded by the coding sequence ATGTTGAACGGAAAGTTCGGAAATGCGGGCGTCGGAGCGGCCTTCCTCGGGTTGGCGATGCTCGTCAGCGCGTGCGCGCCGGAAGCGGCGGGGGAGAGCGGGCGCGCCGCGGCCTCGTCGATGGCCGCAGTCTCCTCGGCGGGCGAGGTCTCGTCGACGGTCGATGCGGCGTTGGCCGCGACCATCGCGGAAACGCCGACGATCAAGGTCTACAAGTCTCCCACCTGCGGGTGCTGCTCCCTCTGGGTGGACCACATGCGGGAGGCCGGGTTCGAACTCGACGTCCTCGACATGGATGATGCGGATCTGATCCGCGTGAAGCTCGACGCGGGCGTACCGCTGCGGATGCAGACATGCCACACGGCTCTCGTGGGCGACTACGTGTTCGAGGGGCACATTCCCGCGGACGTCATCGCCCGGTTCCTCGCCGAGAAGCCCTCCGCGAGCGGGCTCGCGGTGCCCGGCATGCCGATAGGCTCCCCGGGCATGGAGTTCGGGGACCGCGTCGACCCCTACGACGTGATCCGGTTCGACGCCGCAGGCAACACGTCGGTCTACGAGAGCCGCTGA